The segment TTTCAGAAACGTGTACCAGACCTTCAACGCCTTCTTCCAGCTCAGCGAAGCAGCCGTAGTCGGTCAGGTTGGTTACGCGAGCCTGTACGCGAGTACCTTCTGGGTAACGGGCAGTGATAGCTACCCACGGATCTTCGCCCATCTGCTTCAGACCCAGCGAAACGCGGTTGCGCTCGCGGTCGAACTTCAGAACGCGTACGTCGACTTCGTCGCCAACGTTAACGATTTCCGATGGGTGCTTGATACGCTTCCAAGCCATGTCGGTGATGTGCAGCAGGCCGTCGATACCGCCCAGGTCCACGAATGCGCCGTAGTCGGTGAGGTTCTTGACGATACCTTTGACTTGCTGGCCTTCCTGCAGGGTTTCCAGCAGGGCTTCGCGCTCGGCGGAGTTCTCGGCTTCCAGCACGCTGCGACGGGAAACGACAACGTTGTTGCGCTTCTGGTCGAGCTTGATGACCTTGAATTCCAGCTCTTTGCCTTCCAGGTGGGTGGTGTCGCGCACTGGGCGGACATCAACCAGGGAGCCCGGCAGGAACGCACGGATGCCGTTAACGTCGACAGTGAAGCCGCCCTTAACCTTACCGTTGATAACGCCCTTGACCACTTCTTCGGCGGCGAAAGCTGCTTCCAGAACAATCCAGCACTCGGCGCGCTTGGCTTTTTCACGGGACAGCTTGGTTTCGCCAAAGCCGTCTTCGACCGCGTCCAGCGCAACGTGCACTTCGTCACCGACCTTGATGGTCAGCTCGCCAGCTTCGTTGTAGAACTGCTCGAGCGGGATGACGCCCTCGGACTTCAGGCCAGCGTGTACGGTAACCCAGTCGCCGTCGATGTCGACAACGATACCGGTGATGATCGCACCCGGCTGAAGATTGAGGGTTTTCAGGCTTTCTTCAAAGAGTTCTGCAAAGCTTTCGCTCATTTTAATTCCTGTAGATTCGGGCGAAACAGACGCCCATCGCCACATTCCAGACAATGTGGGTTTCGTTTAGATAAAGGAAAGCGGGCAGGACGTTGACTGGTGCCCCTGCCTGCCTTCCTGGTTATCAGAGGAGATCGCGCAAGGCGAGCTCGCTCCTGATACGTTGCAACACCTGCTCGATGGACAACTCGGTTGAGTCCAACTGAATGGCGTCGGCCGCAGGTTTTAGCGGGGCCACTGCACGTTGGGTGTCGCGCTCGTCACGCGCACGAATCTCATCCAGCAGACTCGACAGACTAACATCTTCACCCTTGCCCTTCAACTGAAGGTAACGACGGCGAGCACGTTCCTCGGCACTGGCGGTCAGAAACACCTTCAGCGGCGCGTCCGGAAACACCACCGTGCCCATGTCACGACCGTCGGCAATCAGGCCTGGCGCCTCGCGAAAGGCGCGCTGGCGCACCAGCAGTGCATCACGCACCGCAGGCAGCGAAGCGACCATCGAAGCGCCGGCACCGACGGTTTCGGTGCGGATCACGTTGCTGACATCCTCACCCTCGAGAATGATCTGCTGCAGTTTACCGGGCTCGGCGGCAATGAATTGCACATCCAGATGGGCGGCAAGTTGGGTCAGCAGTTCCTCATTTGTCAGGTCCACGCCGTGGTTGCTGGCATTGAAGGCCAGCAGACGGTACAGCGCGCCCGAATCCAGCAGCCGCCAACCCAGCTCGCGTGCCATCAGACCGGCCACGGTCCCCTTGCCGGAACCACTGGGTCCATCAATGGTGATGACCGGCGTCAAGGTGCTCACGACTTACCCTCTTCGGCCACGCGGATGCCAACCTCAGCGCACAGCGACAGGAAGTTGGGGAAAGAGGTGGCGACGTTGGCGCAGTCATGGATACGAATCGGCGCGCTAGCGCGCAGCGATGCGACGCTGAAGGCCATGG is part of the Pseudomonas parafulva genome and harbors:
- the rpsA gene encoding 30S ribosomal protein S1, whose translation is MSESFAELFEESLKTLNLQPGAIITGIVVDIDGDWVTVHAGLKSEGVIPLEQFYNEAGELTIKVGDEVHVALDAVEDGFGETKLSREKAKRAECWIVLEAAFAAEEVVKGVINGKVKGGFTVDVNGIRAFLPGSLVDVRPVRDTTHLEGKELEFKVIKLDQKRNNVVVSRRSVLEAENSAEREALLETLQEGQQVKGIVKNLTDYGAFVDLGGIDGLLHITDMAWKRIKHPSEIVNVGDEVDVRVLKFDRERNRVSLGLKQMGEDPWVAITARYPEGTRVQARVTNLTDYGCFAELEEGVEGLVHVSEMDWTNKNIHPSKVVQVGDEVEVMVLDIDEERRRISLGIKQCKSNPWEDFSGQFNKGDKITGTIKSITDFGIFIGLDGGIDGLVHLSDISWNETGEEAVRRFKKGDELETVILSVDPERERISLGIKQLEDDPFSNFVAVNDKGAIVKGIVKEVDAKGAIVTLADDIEATLKASEISRDRVEDARNVLKEGEEIEAKIISVDRKSRVISLSIKSKDDAEEREAIQSLKNAPEAAADTTMAALLREAMAKQN
- the cmk gene encoding (d)CMP kinase, giving the protein MSTLTPVITIDGPSGSGKGTVAGLMARELGWRLLDSGALYRLLAFNASNHGVDLTNEELLTQLAAHLDVQFIAAEPGKLQQIILEGEDVSNVIRTETVGAGASMVASLPAVRDALLVRQRAFREAPGLIADGRDMGTVVFPDAPLKVFLTASAEERARRRYLQLKGKGEDVSLSSLLDEIRARDERDTQRAVAPLKPAADAIQLDSTELSIEQVLQRIRSELALRDLL